AAGGACTTCCAAGAACAGTCTCGCTCTGGGTGCGTGGATCGAAGGTGTTGGTAGCTATGAAGCTGGCCAGCGACGCACGCACGTTCGGACCGGTCGGGTTAGCAGGCAGAGCAACTGAGGCGGGAAGAACTGGTGTGCTGGTCGCGCTCAATGTCTGAAGGAAGCCGAACGGTGAGGAGGTGGAAGTATTCAGGAAGATGTTGTAGAACGGCGGGTCATACAGTAAACGGTAGCCGCCGCGGATGGTGGTCTTTCCGTTTCCTGTCAGGAACCCACCCCACTGCGGGGTGTAAGCAAATCCCGCACTCGGGCCAAAGCTGTTTTTGACTCCCGGGTTGGGAGGATTGGTCCTCTCCGATAGAGGCAGCGATTGCAGCCAGAAGGCCGTTGCCGGATTGGCTTCGCGTTTGTTTGTTATATCCGTGAATAATTGTGCCGGATTGCCATAGTAGGTCCAGGTCAATCCCAGGTTTAATGTGAGGTTTTGGCTGATCTTCCAGTCGTCGCCACCATAGAGGAAGGTATCGTACTCACGGAAATCGAGAACCGGATTGCCCTGGGCAATGGTAACGCTGGTCAGTACACCATTGATGTAGTTGGAAAGGCTCCCGTACGCATATTGGCCGTTGACATTGGGCAAGAACGTGTTCGGTGAGCGCTGATAAGTCCAGTTTACACCTGACTTAAAGCTGTGTTTTCCCCTGACATAGTTCCAATTGTCCTGGGCCTGCCATGTATTCACCAGCCGTCCTTGAGGGATGTTGGTTGCAGGACCAAAGCCTACGGATCCGCCGATGCTTACATTGGCCAGAGCGTTTAGGATGCCACTCTGATCTGGTTCCAACGTGTTGCCGACCGAGTTGCCGCCGAAATTTACGTTAATACGGTCAAAACCGAGGCGTACTTCGTTGACCATGTGAGACGAAAAATTGTGCGTTTCGCTGATGAGGATGGCTTGACTCAGGGCGGTAGTGTTGAACACGTAACCAGCAGCGCCGTTGTCAGACTGGTCAAAGGTGTTACCTCTGTTAAACAGATAACGGGCCATGACGTTGTCCGAGCCTATCTGCCCATCTAATCTGATAGGGAAATCGAAACCGTGAAATGGCGTTGCAAGTGTACGGCTTACTCCTGCAACTTGAACACCCGCGCAACCGGCGACGGTTGCATTCGCTACGGTACCGTTCGCTACAGGATTGCCGAAGCTGAAACCGTAGGCGCCAAACTTGCCAAGGGTAGCAACTTGTTGCGCCTTGCTCCCGGTTGGGAAGCAAGCAGCCAGGGTGGCCAGACCGACCGGAGTTGGGGTGTTAGTAGTTGTGGCGTAGGTGCTTTGCCCGGAGAACAGGTCGCTATCAAAGCCGCCGAAGATGAACCATTTGTTCTTGAGGATCGGCCCGCCAATGGTACCGCCGCTAAACTCTTCGTTGCTGCGCAGCGGACCGGTTTGCGGATTGCACTGCGGATTGTTCAGATCGGTACAGGTTACTGTCCCCGGCCTTCCCGAATTGGTCCCTGGCTTATTGGCATGTCTTTGGGTATTGCTGAGAGCATTCAGGAACGAACTATATTCCGTTCCGAACACCGCGCCATGCCATGCATTGGTTCCGCCCTTGGTGATGATGTTCACCACTGAGCCGGCGTTGCGTCCGTATTCCGGACCAAAATTGTTTGTAACGATTACGTACTGTTGCACGAAGTTGGTATCGCTGACAAAGAGAGATGGGCCGCCGACGCTGTTGTCGTTATTGTTCTGGCCGTCAATTTCCTGGTCATTGTTGCGGCCGCGGAGACCGTTGCTGGAGAATCCACCGCCGTTGGTATTGGAGAAGTTGTCGCTACGAGTGGCTACTACGCCCGGGACGAACAGAGCCAGGCGGTCCAGGCCCTGATTTTCCTGAATTCCGGCAAAGGTGTTCAGCGTCTGACCGGCGAAGGTGCTGCTAATCTGTGATTGTGTAGTTTCAATCAGTGGCGCATCGCCAGTAACTTCCACGGTAGTGGAGGTTTCGCCAACGGATATCTTAATCGATCCTAAACCAGTATCGCGCCCGGCTCCCACCAGCACATTGGACTGCGTGGTCGTTTTGAAGCCCTGTGAGGTGATCTCTACGGTGTACGTTCCGATCGGCAGCAGGTTGAAACGATAAAGACCTGCACTGTCTGTTGTTGTGGTAAAAACCACTCCAGTTTCCGTATTTTTCGCTTTTACCTGAGCACCAGAAACAACCGCTCCCTGGGGATCGATCACAGACCCTGAAATCGAGCCTTTGCCGACCTGTGCCATTGAGGGGATGCACAACATCAGTGCCAGCGTAATCGCGAAAAACAATGCGATGTAGCGCAGTTTTGTGTTCATTTATTCTCTTCTCTCCATTTTGGTTGGTGAAATGACAACAGGAAGGGCGTACAACCCCTATACAGATTTCAGTGCCCCCCACTGTCGTCTATGCCTTGTCCGTTGGCAATCAGAGTTCCACGTTGAAGCGTGTAAAGAATCAATAAGTTACGTCAA
This portion of the Terriglobia bacterium genome encodes:
- a CDS encoding carboxypeptidase regulatory-like domain-containing protein, whose protein sequence is MNTKLRYIALFFAITLALMLCIPSMAQVGKGSISGSVIDPQGAVVSGAQVKAKNTETGVVFTTTTDSAGLYRFNLLPIGTYTVEITSQGFKTTTQSNVLVGAGRDTGLGSIKISVGETSTTVEVTGDAPLIETTQSQISSTFAGQTLNTFAGIQENQGLDRLALFVPGVVATRSDNFSNTNGGGFSSNGLRGRNNDQEIDGQNNNDNSVGGPSLFVSDTNFVQQYVIVTNNFGPEYGRNAGSVVNIITKGGTNAWHGAVFGTEYSSFLNALSNTQRHANKPGTNSGRPGTVTCTDLNNPQCNPQTGPLRSNEEFSGGTIGGPILKNKWFIFGGFDSDLFSGQSTYATTTNTPTPVGLATLAACFPTGSKAQQVATLGKFGAYGFSFGNPVANGTVANATVAGCAGVQVAGVSRTLATPFHGFDFPIRLDGQIGSDNVMARYLFNRGNTFDQSDNGAAGYVFNTTALSQAILISETHNFSSHMVNEVRLGFDRINVNFGGNSVGNTLEPDQSGILNALANVSIGGSVGFGPATNIPQGRLVNTWQAQDNWNYVRGKHSFKSGVNWTYQRSPNTFLPNVNGQYAYGSLSNYINGVLTSVTIAQGNPVLDFREYDTFLYGGDDWKISQNLTLNLGLTWTYYGNPAQLFTDITNKREANPATAFWLQSLPLSERTNPPNPGVKNSFGPSAGFAYTPQWGGFLTGNGKTTIRGGYRLLYDPPFYNIFLNTSTSSPFGFLQTLSATSTPVLPASVALPANPTGPNVRASLASFIATNTFDPRTQSETVLGSPSEPLGPDKVHSWSFGFERELTKNAVWEARYVGNKGTNLYQTVDANPYLGTTVAGKNGLLQDFPNLVPNASALSPCLTTQQVGPGAGSDVGRVNCGLGVVRARTNGGFSDYHAFQTELRANNLFKQLQLRVGYTFSKNLDNVSEIFATGTAGNTLFAAQNPFQTGDAERSISGLNIPNAFTVSVTESIPFFKEQHGLFGHVLGGWALSGSYVYGSGQPFTPRQGGVFGGVNSRLSANGNYFDTNFANAFVGDPARPFYGSLSAPASTVGIFCGDLVSLLGATATNCASFGAGNNQLLSFNALNAPQGCDPRGFLRGSACTVLNLVPITNNDVRYIINMHTAQKVFGTPFGNVPRNPLVDAPSNRLDATIFKNIKMGERGNFEMRMTATNALNHFNYSSIDPNMEDAGLGTAPSLFGVGFNNPAQTTAAGRVVSISGKFTF